From a region of the Dickeya poaceiphila genome:
- the cgtA gene encoding Obg family GTPase CgtA encodes MKFVDEATILVVAGDGGNGCVSFRREKYIPNGGPDGGDGGDGGDVYLLADENLNTLIDYRFEKSFRAERGQNGQSRDCTGKRGKDITIKVPVGTRVLDKSTGEVLGDMTRNQQKLLVAKGGWHGLGNTRFKSSVNRAPRQKTNGTPGEERELLLELLLLADVGMLGLPNAGKSTFIRAVSAAKPKVADYPFTTLVPSLGVVRMDSEKSFVVADIPGLIEGASEGAGLGIRFLKHLERCRVLLHLIDLAPVDESDPIENAKVIVNELQQYSASLAEKPRWLVFNKVDLLEKGEAEKRAKAIASALGWEGKYYLISAANREGVNALCWDVMNFLETQPKALAEVENKAPEKVDFMWDDYHREQLEAAKAEAEEEWDDDWDEDDDEGVEIVYQR; translated from the coding sequence ATGAAGTTTGTAGATGAAGCCACGATTCTGGTGGTTGCGGGTGACGGTGGCAATGGCTGTGTCAGCTTCCGCCGTGAAAAATATATTCCCAATGGTGGGCCTGATGGCGGCGACGGCGGCGACGGCGGCGATGTCTATCTGCTGGCGGATGAAAACCTCAATACCCTGATTGATTATCGCTTTGAGAAAAGTTTCCGTGCGGAACGCGGCCAGAATGGCCAAAGCCGTGACTGCACGGGTAAACGCGGCAAAGATATTACGATTAAAGTGCCGGTTGGTACTCGCGTGTTGGATAAAAGCACGGGCGAAGTGTTGGGTGATATGACTCGTAATCAGCAGAAACTGCTGGTTGCCAAAGGCGGATGGCATGGGTTGGGGAATACCCGCTTCAAATCCTCTGTCAACCGTGCGCCACGGCAGAAAACCAACGGTACGCCGGGCGAAGAGCGTGAGTTGCTGCTAGAGTTGTTGCTGCTGGCGGACGTCGGCATGTTAGGGCTGCCGAACGCCGGGAAATCGACCTTTATCCGTGCGGTGTCTGCGGCTAAACCGAAAGTGGCAGATTATCCGTTTACTACGCTGGTGCCGAGTCTGGGCGTTGTGCGTATGGATAGCGAGAAAAGCTTTGTCGTGGCGGATATACCTGGGCTTATCGAAGGCGCTTCCGAAGGAGCGGGGCTTGGGATCCGTTTTCTGAAACATCTGGAACGTTGCCGCGTACTACTGCACTTGATCGATCTGGCTCCGGTTGATGAATCCGATCCTATCGAAAATGCTAAAGTGATCGTCAATGAATTGCAGCAATACAGCGCTTCTCTGGCGGAAAAACCGCGCTGGCTGGTATTCAACAAGGTAGATCTGCTGGAGAAAGGCGAGGCTGAAAAACGCGCGAAAGCAATCGCGTCGGCGCTGGGTTGGGAAGGTAAATACTACCTGATTTCCGCGGCCAACCGGGAAGGGGTAAATGCCCTCTGTTGGGATGTAATGAATTTCCTTGAGACTCAGCCGAAAGCGTTAGCCGAAGTAGAGAACAAGGCGCCTGAAAAAGTTGACTTCATGTGGGATGACTACCACCGCGAACAGCTGGAAGCCGCCAAGGCTGAAGCCGAAGAAGAGTGGGACGACGACTGGGATGAAGATGACGACGAAGGTGTTGAAATCGTTTATCAGCGTTAA
- a CDS encoding DNA-binding protein, with protein MKKEWFATSELVGIGGLPKSRQGLNKRAREDGWEKRRRKGVQGRGVEYSIHSLPQSVQQTLLMQETSGEYSAKPSDMLSVWIQIYHQLSVPEREKLIAYIMREGVSSTLKQLGLANMVSATLIKDFSD; from the coding sequence ATGAAAAAAGAGTGGTTTGCGACCAGCGAATTGGTTGGTATCGGCGGACTCCCTAAATCACGGCAAGGATTGAATAAGCGGGCCCGAGAAGATGGTTGGGAAAAGCGTCGCCGTAAAGGTGTACAAGGAAGGGGGGTGGAATATTCTATCCATAGCTTGCCTCAGTCTGTTCAGCAAACGCTGCTGATGCAGGAAACGTCAGGTGAATATTCTGCAAAGCCGTCAGACATGTTGTCTGTCTGGATTCAGATTTATCATCAGTTGTCCGTCCCGGAACGGGAAAAATTGATTGCGTATATCATGCGCGAAGGCGTGTCTTCTACGTTGAAGCAACTGGGCCTTGCCAATATGGTGAGCGCTACTTTGATAAAAGATTTTTCTGATTAA
- the rpsU gene encoding 30S ribosomal protein S21, whose translation MPVIKVRENEPFDVALRRFKRSCEKAGVLAEVRRREFYEKPTTERKRAKASAVKRHAKKLARENARRTRLY comes from the coding sequence ATGCCGGTAATTAAAGTACGTGAAAACGAGCCGTTCGACGTTGCTCTGCGTCGTTTCAAGCGTTCCTGCGAAAAAGCGGGTGTTTTGGCTGAAGTTCGTCGTCGTGAATTCTATGAAAAACCGACTACCGAACGTAAACGCGCTAAAGCTTCTGCTGTGAAACGTCACGCTAAGAAGCTGGCTCGAGAAAACGCACGCCGCACTCGTCTGTATTAA
- the rpmA gene encoding 50S ribosomal protein L27 translates to MAHKKAGGSTRNGRDSESKRLGVKRFGGESVLAGSIIVRQRGTKFHAGSNVGCGKDHTLFALSDGKVKFEVKGPNNRKYISIVAE, encoded by the coding sequence ATGGCACACAAAAAAGCTGGCGGTTCTACTCGTAACGGCCGCGACTCAGAAAGCAAACGTCTTGGCGTAAAACGCTTCGGCGGTGAATCAGTTCTGGCTGGCAGCATCATCGTTCGTCAGCGTGGCACCAAGTTCCACGCCGGCAGCAACGTAGGCTGTGGTAAAGACCACACCCTGTTTGCTCTGTCTGACGGTAAAGTCAAATTCGAAGTTAAAGGCCCGAACAACCGTAAATATATCAGCATTGTTGCTGAGTAA
- a CDS encoding DNA-binding protein, producing the protein MEKTWFTTNELLGVAGLPRSRQGLNKKAKEHGWERRRRKGVQGKGVEYAIWSLPEEVKTTLMREAPPDNITGTSSSVQECTWMQIYHQLSVEERTRLIGHILREGAVGILARLENGPQEYRSKKEE; encoded by the coding sequence ATGGAAAAAACATGGTTTACAACCAATGAGCTGTTAGGTGTGGCTGGATTACCGAGATCTCGTCAAGGACTGAATAAAAAGGCGAAGGAGCATGGTTGGGAAAGACGGCGTCGCAAAGGTGTACAGGGCAAAGGCGTCGAATACGCTATCTGGAGCCTGCCGGAAGAGGTGAAAACTACGCTGATGCGGGAAGCGCCGCCTGACAATATAACGGGAACATCGTCAAGCGTGCAGGAGTGTACCTGGATGCAGATTTACCACCAGCTTTCTGTGGAAGAGCGTACCCGCTTGATCGGGCATATCCTGCGTGAAGGAGCGGTGGGGATATTGGCCCGCCTGGAAAACGGGCCACAGGAATACAGAAGCAAAAAAGAAGAGTGA
- the tsaD gene encoding tRNA (adenosine(37)-N6)-threonylcarbamoyltransferase complex transferase subunit TsaD translates to MRVLGIETSCDETGVAIYDTQAGLLANQLYSQVKLHADYGGVVPELASRDHVRKTVPLIQAALKEAGLQPGDIDGVAYTAGPGLVGALLVGATVGRSLAFAWNVPAIPVHHMEGHLLAPMLEDDPPAFPFVALLVSGGHTQLISVTGIGEYRLLGESIDDAAGEAFDKTAKLLGLDYPGGPLLSKMAQNGNVGRFVFPRPMTDRPGLDFSFSGLKTFAANTIRENGNDPQTQADIARAFEDAVVDTLAIKCRRALDETGFSRLVMAGGVSANRTLRQRLADIMVKRGGDVFYARPEFCTDNGAMIAYAGAVRFAHGVTGELGITVRPRWPLAELPAL, encoded by the coding sequence ATGCGCGTATTGGGTATTGAAACATCCTGCGATGAAACCGGCGTTGCGATTTATGACACGCAGGCTGGGCTGCTGGCGAACCAGCTTTACAGCCAGGTAAAACTTCATGCCGATTATGGCGGCGTGGTGCCTGAATTGGCTTCCCGCGACCATGTCCGCAAGACCGTACCATTGATTCAGGCAGCGCTAAAAGAGGCCGGGCTACAGCCTGGTGATATCGATGGCGTCGCTTATACAGCAGGCCCTGGTCTGGTGGGGGCGCTGCTGGTTGGTGCAACGGTGGGGCGCTCACTGGCGTTTGCCTGGAATGTGCCAGCCATACCGGTTCACCACATGGAAGGTCATCTGCTGGCACCGATGCTGGAAGATGATCCTCCCGCGTTTCCGTTTGTCGCGCTGCTGGTCTCCGGTGGTCATACCCAGTTGATCAGTGTTACCGGTATTGGCGAATACCGTTTGCTGGGTGAATCCATTGATGATGCGGCTGGTGAGGCGTTCGATAAAACCGCCAAGCTACTGGGGCTGGATTATCCTGGTGGACCGTTGCTGTCGAAAATGGCGCAAAATGGGAATGTGGGCCGCTTTGTCTTTCCCCGACCAATGACTGACCGGCCTGGTCTGGATTTTAGTTTCTCTGGCTTGAAGACCTTTGCTGCTAATACCATCCGTGAGAATGGCAACGATCCGCAGACACAAGCAGATATCGCACGTGCGTTCGAAGATGCTGTCGTTGATACTCTGGCTATTAAGTGTCGGCGTGCGCTTGATGAAACTGGGTTCAGTCGACTGGTGATGGCGGGGGGCGTGAGCGCCAACCGGACATTGCGCCAGCGGCTGGCGGACATCATGGTCAAACGGGGGGGCGATGTGTTCTATGCTCGCCCTGAATTTTGTACTGATAACGGCGCGATGATTGCGTATGCGGGGGCAGTACGGTTTGCTCATGGGGTAACGGGTGAGCTTGGTATTACCGTGCGACCGCGCTGGCCGCTGGCTGAGTTGCCCGCATTATGA
- the rplU gene encoding 50S ribosomal protein L21 encodes MYAVFQSGGKQHRVSEGQTVRLEKLDIATGEAVEFDQVLMVANGEDVKIGVPFVDGGKIKAEVVAHGRGEKVKIVKFRRRKHYRKQAGHRQWFTDVKITGISA; translated from the coding sequence ATGTACGCAGTTTTCCAAAGTGGTGGTAAACAACACCGAGTAAGCGAAGGCCAGACCGTTCGCTTGGAAAAGCTGGACATCGCAACCGGTGAAGCTGTTGAGTTTGACCAGGTGCTGATGGTTGCCAATGGTGAAGATGTCAAAATCGGTGTTCCTTTCGTCGATGGCGGCAAAATCAAGGCTGAAGTTGTTGCTCATGGTCGTGGCGAGAAAGTTAAAATCGTTAAGTTTCGTCGCCGTAAACACTACCGTAAGCAGGCTGGCCATCGTCAGTGGTTCACTGACGTGAAAATTACCGGCATCAGCGCTTAA
- a CDS encoding DMT family transporter, whose amino-acid sequence MKQNAGIGFGLALTTAICWGALPIAMKQVLVTMEPYTIVWYRFLIASVGLGIFLYSKDALPKPQMFDHQRWWILLLIATGGLLGNFVLFSSSLQYLSPTASQVIGQLSTVGLMVASVVILKEKMRINQVIGAGILVCGLLMFFNNSLVELFTRLTDYTFGILLGVAASTVWVAYGVAQKVLLRRLTSQQLLFLLYALCVLFITPLAKPGALFQLTGWQLACLLFCGANTLVGYGALAEAMARWQAAQVSTIITLTPLFTLLFSDLLSLVWPSVFAAPALNLLGYVGAFVVVAGAMFSAIGHRFIASKRARHPML is encoded by the coding sequence ATGAAACAGAATGCTGGTATCGGGTTTGGTCTGGCACTTACCACGGCTATATGTTGGGGGGCGCTGCCAATTGCGATGAAACAGGTTCTGGTGACGATGGAGCCTTATACCATTGTCTGGTATCGTTTTTTGATTGCGTCTGTCGGGTTGGGCATTTTCTTGTACAGTAAAGATGCGTTGCCAAAGCCACAGATGTTCGATCATCAGCGCTGGTGGATTCTGCTGCTGATAGCAACCGGTGGATTGCTGGGGAATTTCGTGCTGTTCAGCTCTTCGTTGCAATACCTCAGCCCGACCGCGTCACAGGTGATCGGACAGTTGTCGACGGTAGGATTGATGGTCGCCAGCGTCGTTATCCTAAAAGAGAAGATGCGTATCAATCAGGTTATCGGTGCCGGAATATTGGTCTGTGGATTGTTGATGTTTTTCAACAACAGCTTGGTGGAGTTGTTTACCCGTCTGACGGATTATACCTTCGGGATCTTGCTGGGTGTGGCAGCATCTACCGTATGGGTTGCTTATGGCGTAGCACAAAAGGTATTGCTACGTCGCCTGACGTCACAGCAACTGCTTTTTTTGCTCTACGCGCTCTGTGTGTTGTTTATTACGCCGTTGGCGAAACCAGGAGCGTTGTTTCAGTTGACCGGCTGGCAATTGGCTTGTTTGTTGTTTTGCGGCGCGAATACGCTGGTTGGTTACGGTGCATTGGCTGAGGCCATGGCTCGCTGGCAGGCTGCTCAGGTGAGTACCATTATCACCTTGACGCCATTGTTTACATTGCTTTTTTCTGATCTGCTGTCATTAGTCTGGCCATCAGTATTTGCTGCGCCTGCACTTAATCTGTTGGGATACGTTGGGGCCTTTGTGGTCGTGGCTGGTGCGATGTTCTCAGCAATTGGACACCGTTTTATCGCATCAAAACGTGCCAGACATCCGATGTTGTAG
- the argR gene encoding transcriptional regulator ArgR: MRNPTKQEDLVKAFKALLKEEKFSSQSEIVQALQDDGFDNINQSKVSRMLTKFGAVRTRNAKMEMVYCLPAELGVPTTTSPLKNLVLDVDYNDAVVVIHTSPGAAQLIARLLDSLGKSEGILGTIAGDDTIFTTPARGFSVKQLYEAILVLFEQEL, from the coding sequence ATGCGTAATCCCACTAAACAAGAAGATCTGGTTAAAGCGTTCAAAGCGCTGTTAAAAGAAGAGAAATTCAGCTCTCAGAGCGAGATTGTACAAGCGTTACAGGACGACGGTTTCGATAACATCAACCAGTCCAAGGTATCTCGAATGCTGACCAAGTTTGGTGCGGTACGTACCCGTAACGCAAAGATGGAAATGGTTTACTGCCTGCCAGCAGAGTTAGGTGTTCCCACCACCACCAGCCCACTGAAAAATCTGGTACTGGATGTAGATTACAACGATGCGGTGGTCGTCATTCATACCAGTCCAGGTGCGGCGCAGCTAATCGCACGTCTGTTGGATTCGCTGGGCAAATCTGAAGGGATTCTCGGCACTATCGCCGGAGATGATACCATTTTCACCACTCCAGCCAGAGGTTTTAGCGTCAAGCAGTTGTATGAAGCCATACTGGTATTGTTTGAACAAGAACTATAA
- the ispB gene encoding octaprenyl diphosphate synthase yields the protein MNLEQITALSAQDMAAVNQTILDQLNSDVVLINQLGNYIISGGGKRIRPMIAVLAARALSYQGDKHITVAALIEFIHTATLLHDDVVDESDMRRGKATANAAFGNAASVLVGDFIYTRAFQMMTSLSSLRVMSLMSDAVNVIAEGEVLQLMNCNDPDITEESYMRVIYSKTARLFEAAAQASAILSGASNDQELALQEYGRYLGTAFQLIDDLLDYSADGHTLGKNTGDDLNEGKPTLPLLHAMHHGNEEQRIMIRQAIEQGNGRHLLEPVLAAMQSCGSLAYTRQRAEEEADKAITAIQCLPASDFRTALEGLAHLAVQRDF from the coding sequence ATGAACTTAGAGCAAATCACAGCGTTAAGCGCACAAGATATGGCCGCCGTCAACCAGACCATACTGGATCAGCTAAACTCTGACGTTGTCCTGATTAATCAGTTAGGAAATTACATCATCAGCGGCGGTGGTAAACGCATCCGTCCGATGATCGCGGTGTTGGCAGCCAGAGCACTGAGCTATCAGGGTGATAAACACATTACTGTCGCGGCGCTGATTGAATTTATCCATACCGCCACACTCCTTCACGATGATGTGGTCGATGAAAGTGACATGCGCCGTGGAAAAGCCACGGCGAATGCCGCGTTCGGCAATGCCGCAAGCGTACTGGTCGGCGACTTTATTTATACTCGCGCCTTCCAGATGATGACCAGTCTGTCTTCACTGCGTGTCATGTCGTTGATGTCTGACGCTGTTAACGTTATTGCTGAAGGCGAAGTGCTCCAACTGATGAACTGTAACGATCCAGACATTACGGAAGAGAGCTACATGCGGGTGATTTACAGCAAAACAGCCCGGTTATTCGAAGCGGCAGCGCAGGCTTCAGCCATTCTTTCAGGTGCCAGTAACGATCAGGAATTAGCACTGCAAGAATATGGCCGGTACCTGGGCACCGCTTTCCAACTGATTGATGATTTACTCGACTACAGCGCTGACGGCCACACGCTGGGAAAAAATACCGGCGATGACCTGAATGAAGGTAAGCCTACGCTACCGTTACTCCATGCTATGCACCACGGCAATGAAGAACAGCGCATCATGATCCGTCAGGCGATTGAACAGGGTAATGGCCGCCATTTGCTGGAACCGGTGCTAGCGGCCATGCAGTCCTGCGGCTCCCTTGCCTATACCCGACAGAGAGCAGAAGAAGAAGCCGATAAAGCCATCACCGCTATTCAATGCCTGCCTGCCAGTGATTTTCGCACCGCGCTTGAAGGTCTGGCTCATCTCGCGGTGCAGCGCGACTTCTAA
- the mdh gene encoding malate dehydrogenase: MKVTVLGAAGGIGQALALLLKTQLPSGSELSLYDIAPVTPGVAVDLSHIPTDVKIKGFSGEDATPALEGADIVLMSAGVARKPGMDRSDLFNVNAGIVRNLVSQIARTCPKACIGVITNPVNTTVAIAAEVLKQAGVYDKNKLFGVTTLDIIRSNTFVAELKGKQPQAIEVPVIGGHSGVTILPLLSQIPGVSFTEQEVADLTKRIQNAGTEVVEAKAGGGSATLSMGQAAARFGLSLVRALQGESGVVECAYVEGDGKYARFFAQPLLLGKNGVAERKDIGTLSAFEQQALTSMLDTLKQDIVLGEEFVNKQ; this comes from the coding sequence ATGAAAGTTACAGTTCTCGGAGCCGCAGGTGGCATTGGTCAAGCCCTTGCTCTTCTCCTCAAAACCCAGCTTCCTTCCGGTTCAGAGCTTTCTCTTTATGATATCGCTCCCGTTACGCCAGGGGTGGCTGTTGACCTGAGCCATATTCCTACCGACGTAAAAATCAAAGGGTTCAGTGGTGAAGATGCGACTCCGGCTCTGGAAGGTGCAGATATTGTGTTGATGTCTGCCGGGGTTGCGCGTAAGCCGGGCATGGACCGTTCCGATTTGTTTAACGTTAACGCAGGAATTGTGCGTAACCTGGTTTCTCAGATTGCCCGTACCTGCCCTAAAGCTTGTATCGGCGTCATCACCAACCCGGTCAATACCACGGTTGCGATTGCTGCCGAAGTGCTGAAACAGGCTGGTGTCTATGATAAAAACAAATTGTTTGGCGTGACAACGCTGGACATTATCCGCTCGAATACTTTCGTAGCTGAACTGAAAGGCAAACAGCCGCAGGCTATTGAAGTACCGGTTATCGGCGGTCATTCCGGCGTTACCATTCTGCCGTTGTTGTCCCAGATTCCAGGCGTGAGTTTCACTGAACAAGAAGTGGCTGACCTGACCAAACGTATTCAGAATGCGGGTACTGAGGTTGTGGAAGCAAAAGCTGGCGGTGGGTCAGCAACATTGTCTATGGGGCAGGCTGCTGCGCGCTTTGGTCTGTCTTTGGTCCGTGCTCTGCAAGGTGAAAGCGGTGTAGTTGAGTGCGCTTACGTCGAAGGTGACGGCAAATATGCTCGTTTCTTTGCACAACCGCTGTTGCTGGGCAAAAACGGCGTAGCCGAGCGTAAAGATATCGGGACGTTGAGCGCGTTCGAACAACAGGCTCTGACCAGTATGCTGGATACTCTGAAGCAGGATATCGTGTTGGGCGAAGAGTTCGTTAACAAGCAATAA
- a CDS encoding helix-turn-helix domain-containing protein codes for MNSRKNDWHPADIIAALRKKGTTLAAVSRGAGLSSSTLANALSRPWPKGEWLIADALGIHPSEIWPSRYYDPETQELLDRKKLIRPQSDPQPE; via the coding sequence ATGAATTCAAGGAAAAATGACTGGCATCCCGCCGATATTATTGCGGCACTGAGAAAGAAGGGGACAACGCTGGCTGCCGTATCACGTGGCGCCGGGTTGAGCTCTTCCACGCTAGCCAATGCCTTATCCCGTCCATGGCCGAAAGGCGAATGGTTAATAGCCGATGCGCTGGGTATTCATCCATCAGAAATATGGCCCAGTCGCTATTATGATCCTGAAACACAGGAACTACTCGACCGCAAAAAACTGATCCGTCCACAATCGGATCCACAACCCGAATAA
- the dnaG gene encoding DNA primase, whose translation MAGRIPRVFINDLLARTDIVDLIDVRVKLKKQGKNYHACCPFHHEKTPSFTVNGDKQFYHCFGCGAHGNAIDFLMNYDRLEFVESIEELAAMHGLDVPYEAGTGPTQLERHQRQNLYELMEQLSAFYQHTLNQPAGTPAREYLSRRGLSDEIIQHFAIGCTLPGWDNALKRFGRNSENRATLTDAGMLVTNENGRTYDRFRDRVMFPIRDKRGRVIAFGGRVMGDGTPKYLNSPETEIFHKGRQLYGLYEAQQKNPELKRLLVVEGYMDVVALAQFGIDYAVASLGTSTTADHIQLLFRATDQVVCCYDGDRAGRDAAWRALETALPYLDDGRQLRFMFLPDGEDPDTLVRQEGKAAFEQRIEQAMPLSAFLFDSLLQQVDMSTPDGRTKLSTLALPLIGQVPGETLRLYLRQQLGRKLGLLDDSQLDRLLPKTAEQTSHYQPPRLKVTTMRILIGLLVQNPRLSAEVPEQALDGVEENKVAGLELFLDLVKTCNESPGMNMGLLLEKYRESKYRKQLETLAAWDHMIEEDVLEEKFRVSLAELYDQLLQQRMDTLIARERTHGLSMNERKELWSLQLALTRKN comes from the coding sequence ATGGCTGGACGTATTCCCCGCGTATTTATTAATGACCTGCTAGCCCGCACCGACATCGTTGACCTGATCGATGTGCGCGTCAAATTGAAAAAGCAGGGCAAGAATTATCACGCGTGTTGCCCGTTCCACCACGAGAAAACCCCTTCGTTCACCGTAAACGGTGACAAGCAGTTCTATCATTGTTTTGGTTGCGGTGCCCATGGCAACGCCATTGATTTCCTAATGAATTATGATCGTCTGGAATTCGTTGAAAGCATTGAAGAACTGGCTGCAATGCATGGCCTGGACGTTCCTTACGAGGCGGGCACCGGCCCGACCCAACTTGAACGTCATCAGCGGCAAAATTTATACGAGCTGATGGAACAATTAAGCGCGTTTTACCAACATACATTAAACCAGCCTGCAGGCACTCCGGCGAGAGAGTATCTGTCCAGACGTGGTCTGAGCGATGAGATAATCCAGCACTTCGCCATCGGATGCACGTTGCCAGGGTGGGATAATGCGTTAAAACGTTTTGGCCGCAACAGCGAAAACAGAGCCACATTGACCGATGCCGGCATGTTGGTGACCAATGAGAATGGTCGTACTTATGATCGTTTTCGTGATCGGGTGATGTTCCCCATCCGCGACAAACGCGGACGGGTTATTGCTTTCGGTGGTCGGGTGATGGGTGACGGCACCCCAAAGTACCTGAACTCGCCAGAAACCGAGATTTTTCATAAAGGCCGGCAACTGTATGGCTTGTATGAAGCACAGCAGAAAAATCCGGAATTGAAGCGACTGCTGGTGGTCGAAGGTTACATGGATGTGGTGGCGTTGGCTCAGTTTGGCATTGATTACGCGGTCGCGTCGTTAGGAACATCAACGACGGCAGACCATATTCAGTTGCTGTTTCGCGCCACTGATCAAGTCGTGTGCTGTTACGATGGCGACCGAGCCGGGCGCGATGCCGCCTGGCGAGCGCTGGAAACCGCGCTACCCTATCTGGATGATGGTCGGCAGCTGCGCTTTATGTTCCTGCCCGATGGCGAAGACCCGGATACGCTGGTTCGTCAGGAGGGTAAGGCTGCTTTTGAACAACGTATTGAGCAGGCGATGCCGCTATCGGCATTTTTGTTCGATTCGCTGTTACAGCAGGTAGACATGAGTACTCCAGACGGACGCACTAAGCTCAGTACGCTGGCTTTGCCCCTTATTGGTCAGGTGCCGGGTGAAACGTTGCGCTTATACTTACGTCAACAGCTTGGTCGTAAACTGGGGCTGCTGGACGACAGCCAGTTGGATCGCTTGTTGCCGAAAACAGCAGAACAAACATCGCACTATCAGCCTCCACGGCTAAAAGTCACAACTATGCGTATACTAATAGGACTTTTAGTACAAAATCCGAGGTTGTCCGCCGAGGTGCCGGAACAGGCATTGGATGGCGTGGAAGAAAACAAAGTTGCAGGGCTGGAGCTGTTTTTAGATCTGGTGAAGACCTGTAACGAAAGCCCAGGGATGAACATGGGGCTGCTGCTGGAGAAATATCGAGAAAGTAAATATCGCAAGCAGCTTGAAACCCTCGCAGCCTGGGACCATATGATTGAAGAGGACGTGCTCGAAGAAAAATTTCGGGTCAGTCTGGCTGAACTCTACGACCAGTTGTTACAGCAACGGATGGATACGCTTATTGCCCGTGAAAGAACGCATGGACTGAGCATGAATGAGCGCAAAGAGTTGTGGTCGCTACAACTGGCGCTAACACGAAAAAACTGA